In Microbacterium esteraromaticum, the following proteins share a genomic window:
- a CDS encoding Rv2175c family DNA-binding protein, with the protein MSENAADPSAWLTIPELAEALDETPGRVRRLLDEHYLIGSRRHGAFAVPAAFIVDGRPLPSLRGTIMALQDVSFSDDEVIDWLLAEEETLGRTPIAALLAGHKSEVRRVARTLA; encoded by the coding sequence GTGTCTGAGAACGCTGCTGACCCCTCCGCCTGGCTGACCATCCCCGAACTCGCCGAGGCGCTCGACGAGACCCCCGGGCGCGTCCGCCGTCTTCTCGACGAGCACTACCTGATCGGCTCGCGTCGCCATGGCGCCTTCGCCGTGCCGGCCGCGTTCATCGTCGATGGCCGCCCGCTGCCGTCGCTGCGCGGAACGATCATGGCGCTGCAGGATGTCTCTTTCTCGGACGACGAGGTCATCGACTGGCTGCTCGCCGAAGAGGAGACGCTCGGACGCACGCCGATCGCGGCTCTGCTGGCCGGCCACAAGAGCGAGGTCCGACGCGTCGCGCGAACCCTGGCCTGA
- a CDS encoding muramidase family protein, whose translation MSITTQRTLPVRFTAPAAVVGTLAAALTVAPAQAAETGSRSASGAPHVQALPSRDLDSRGIAHPAAARTSTYTIKPGDTVSSIARAHGVATADLLSWNKLGWRSVIYPGQKLRLSPASAAAASAKPAPAAPATAVTHTVVRGDTVYGIAKKYRTTVSAIMSLNSIGGSAVIRPGQKLRVSGTIALVSASKPAPAPAAAPASTAKPTSHTVGAGDTLYGIAEKYGTSVAVLLQANDLGQGSIIYPGQKLRLQVPASAQRSAALNDTQKAHAARIIRIGRELGVPERGIAIALATAMVESSMRNLDYGDRDSLGLFQQRPSQGWGTAEQITDVDRSIRVFYGGPQNPNGNATRGLLDIAGWQRMSFTGAAQAVQVSAYPHRYGQWEQQANRWLDTLR comes from the coding sequence ATGAGCATCACCACCCAGCGCACACTGCCGGTGCGCTTCACCGCACCCGCCGCTGTCGTCGGGACGCTGGCGGCAGCGCTCACCGTAGCCCCCGCCCAGGCCGCCGAGACCGGATCGCGTTCGGCGAGCGGCGCGCCCCACGTGCAGGCGCTCCCATCGAGGGACCTCGACAGCCGGGGCATCGCCCATCCTGCTGCCGCGCGCACGAGCACGTACACGATCAAGCCCGGTGACACCGTCTCCTCCATCGCCCGCGCGCACGGCGTCGCGACCGCCGACCTCCTGTCCTGGAACAAGCTGGGCTGGCGCTCGGTGATCTATCCCGGCCAGAAGCTGCGCCTCTCCCCCGCGTCCGCGGCTGCCGCGTCGGCGAAGCCGGCTCCGGCTGCACCTGCGACTGCCGTGACGCACACGGTCGTCCGCGGCGACACGGTCTACGGCATCGCGAAGAAGTACCGCACGACCGTCTCGGCGATCATGTCGCTCAACAGCATCGGTGGGTCTGCCGTCATCAGGCCAGGGCAGAAGCTGCGCGTATCCGGAACGATCGCCCTCGTCTCCGCATCGAAGCCGGCCCCAGCCCCGGCCGCCGCGCCCGCCTCGACGGCGAAGCCGACCTCGCACACCGTCGGCGCAGGAGACACCCTCTACGGCATCGCCGAGAAGTACGGCACGAGCGTCGCCGTGCTTCTGCAGGCGAACGACCTCGGACAGGGCAGCATCATCTACCCCGGCCAGAAGCTGCGGCTGCAGGTCCCCGCGTCCGCACAGCGGTCAGCCGCTCTGAACGACACCCAGAAGGCCCATGCCGCGCGGATCATCCGCATCGGTCGCGAACTCGGAGTGCCCGAACGCGGCATCGCGATCGCACTCGCCACCGCGATGGTCGAGTCATCGATGCGCAACCTCGACTACGGCGACCGTGACTCGCTCGGGCTGTTCCAGCAGCGCCCGAGTCAGGGCTGGGGAACCGCAGAGCAGATCACGGACGTCGATCGCAGCATCCGCGTCTTCTACGGGGGTCCGCAGAATCCCAACGGCAACGCGACCCGCGGGCTCCTCGACATCGCGGGATGGCAGCGCATGTCGTTCACGGGCGCAGCGCAGGCGGTGCAGGTCTCGGCATACCCGCATCGCTACGGCCAGTGGGAGCAGCAGGCGAATCGCTGGCTCGACACGCTGCGATGA
- the rsmH gene encoding 16S rRNA (cytosine(1402)-N(4))-methyltransferase RsmH codes for MSIRDIHTPVLLERCIELLAPALQHDGAVLVDATLGMGGHSEAFLERFPGTRLIGLDRDTDALRIAGERLAPFGDRVTLVHTVYDEIGLHAQGASAILFDLGVSSLQLDEAERGFAYSKDAPLDMRMDQTKGRTAATILAEYSEGQLRRIFERFGEEKLAGRYARFIVQAREQHPLTRSGELVDLLVEATPAAAQRAGHPAKRVFQALRIEVNSELSVLADAIPAAMDALTVGGRIAVMAYQSLEDRLVKQAFAAASSSTAPAGLPVELPEHAPRFRVLTKGAELARDDEKARNPRAIPVRLRAAEKLRETS; via the coding sequence ATGAGCATCCGCGACATCCACACCCCGGTGCTGCTGGAACGCTGCATCGAGCTGCTCGCACCCGCGCTGCAGCACGACGGAGCGGTGCTCGTCGACGCCACCCTCGGCATGGGAGGCCACTCCGAGGCATTTCTCGAGCGCTTCCCCGGCACCCGGCTGATCGGCCTCGACCGCGACACCGACGCCCTCCGCATCGCGGGGGAGAGGCTGGCGCCGTTCGGCGACCGCGTCACCCTCGTGCACACCGTCTACGACGAGATCGGCCTGCACGCGCAGGGCGCCTCGGCGATCCTCTTCGATCTGGGCGTCTCGTCCCTGCAGCTCGACGAAGCAGAACGAGGCTTCGCGTACTCGAAGGACGCCCCGCTCGACATGCGCATGGATCAGACCAAGGGGCGCACGGCGGCGACCATCCTCGCCGAGTACAGCGAGGGGCAGCTGCGCCGGATCTTCGAGCGCTTCGGTGAGGAGAAGCTCGCCGGTCGCTACGCCCGGTTCATCGTGCAGGCGCGGGAGCAGCATCCGCTGACCCGCTCGGGCGAGCTCGTCGACCTTCTGGTCGAAGCGACCCCCGCCGCGGCGCAGCGTGCCGGTCACCCCGCGAAGCGCGTCTTCCAGGCGCTGCGCATCGAGGTGAACTCCGAGCTGAGCGTTCTCGCCGACGCCATCCCGGCTGCGATGGATGCGCTCACGGTCGGCGGTCGGATCGCCGTCATGGCCTATCAGTCCCTGGAGGACCGCCTGGTCAAGCAGGCGTTCGCCGCGGCGTCGTCGTCGACCGCACCCGCCGGGCTCCCCGTGGAGCTGCCGGAGCACGCCCCCCGCTTCCGCGTGCTCACGAAGGGCGCTGAGCTCGCGCGCGATGACGAGAAGGCGCGCAATCCTCGCGCAATACCGGTGCGGCTCCGTGCCGCAGAGAAGCTGAGGGAGACGTCATGA
- the mraZ gene encoding division/cell wall cluster transcriptional repressor MraZ produces the protein MLLGTHTPKLDDKGRVILPAKFREDLAGGIVVTRGQERCLYVFSTAEFEAKHERVRQAPLTDKQARSFLRMFLSGASAEMPDSQNRITIPAHLRQYAGLEKELVVTGVGAHAEIWDAAAWNAYLESNEESYADLEQEVIPGLF, from the coding sequence GTGCTATTGGGTACCCACACACCGAAGCTCGACGACAAGGGCCGTGTGATCCTTCCTGCGAAGTTCCGAGAGGACCTCGCCGGGGGCATCGTGGTCACCCGCGGGCAGGAGCGCTGCCTCTACGTGTTCAGCACCGCCGAATTCGAGGCCAAGCACGAGCGGGTCCGTCAGGCCCCGCTCACCGACAAGCAGGCACGCAGCTTTCTGCGCATGTTCCTCTCCGGAGCCAGCGCTGAGATGCCAGACAGCCAGAACCGCATCACGATCCCGGCCCACCTGCGTCAGTACGCGGGTCTGGAGAAGGAGCTGGTCGTCACCGGTGTCGGCGCCCACGCCGAGATCTGGGACGCGGCCGCCTGGAACGCATACCTCGAGAGCAACGAAGAGTCCTACGCCGATCTGGAACAGGAGGTGATTCCCGGCTTGTTCTGA
- the pknB gene encoding Stk1 family PASTA domain-containing Ser/Thr kinase: MNTPQADPLIGRLVDGRYRVRARIARGGMATVYVATDMRLERRIALKVMHAHLSDDSAFQSRFIQEARAAARLADPHVVNVFDQGQDGELAYLVMEYLPGITLRELMREQKRLTVAQTITIMDAILSGLAAAHSAGIVHRDVKPENVLLAEDGRIKIGDFGLARATTANTATGAQLLGTIAYLAPELVTRGTADARSDIYALGIMLYEMLVGEQPYKGEQPMQIAFQHATEQVPRPSVRNPGVPEQLDELVLWATEKSPDDRPLDAKEMLTRLREIEREIGVTPVPTATDVASREYDSGSVTKILPGTAVLPAPVDEADEGTDNATRLRRRTARRRSTGAALLTLVLLLAVLAGTVGWWFGSGPGSLIPVPPVAGMTYDQAAAAVKAEGLTPERAEQSSIDIDAGEVIESAPGEGERVEKDSAVTLVVSTGPAQHELPALRGKSADEVRTLLADNRVNVSDDVEEYFDGLDKGLVLNVRISPRDEGEAYGCADGCQVFEDDSAVIQLSLGAVPDVVGKPLDEAVRTLEGVQLKVADDRPEDWSESVAKGSVIAQTKERPEGGAWRPGDTVTLTVSRGPQPLPIPDVKGKTVREAVATLKDAGFKVNPSIEDMELPLGGKYWDVYKVCSYDPNGTAARGSTVTLTPGFFC; the protein is encoded by the coding sequence GTGAACACTCCGCAGGCCGACCCCCTCATCGGGCGGCTTGTCGACGGCCGGTACCGCGTCCGTGCGCGCATCGCGCGCGGTGGCATGGCGACGGTGTACGTGGCGACCGACATGCGCCTCGAGCGGCGCATAGCGCTCAAGGTGATGCACGCGCACCTCAGCGACGACTCGGCGTTCCAGAGCCGGTTCATCCAAGAGGCCAGGGCCGCGGCCCGCCTTGCCGACCCCCACGTCGTGAACGTCTTCGACCAGGGACAGGACGGCGAGCTCGCCTACCTCGTGATGGAGTACCTGCCCGGCATCACCCTCCGCGAGCTGATGCGCGAGCAGAAGCGTCTGACCGTCGCGCAGACGATCACGATCATGGATGCGATCCTCTCCGGTCTCGCCGCCGCGCACAGCGCCGGGATCGTGCACCGTGACGTCAAGCCCGAGAACGTGCTGCTCGCCGAGGACGGCCGGATCAAGATCGGCGACTTCGGCCTCGCCAGGGCGACCACGGCGAACACGGCCACCGGAGCGCAGCTGCTCGGGACAATCGCCTATCTCGCCCCCGAGCTCGTCACCCGGGGCACGGCCGACGCACGCAGCGACATCTACGCACTGGGCATCATGCTCTACGAGATGCTCGTGGGCGAGCAGCCCTACAAGGGCGAGCAGCCCATGCAGATCGCGTTCCAGCACGCCACCGAACAGGTGCCCCGGCCGAGCGTGCGCAACCCCGGCGTGCCCGAGCAGCTCGACGAGCTGGTGCTCTGGGCCACCGAGAAGTCACCTGACGATCGTCCGCTCGACGCCAAGGAGATGCTGACGCGACTGCGCGAGATCGAGCGCGAGATCGGCGTCACTCCTGTTCCCACCGCGACCGACGTCGCGTCCAGAGAGTACGACTCCGGCTCTGTCACCAAGATCCTCCCCGGCACCGCAGTGCTGCCCGCCCCCGTCGACGAGGCCGACGAGGGCACCGACAACGCCACGCGCCTGCGTCGCCGCACGGCGCGACGGCGCTCCACAGGCGCAGCGCTGCTCACCCTCGTGCTGCTGCTCGCTGTGCTCGCCGGCACGGTCGGATGGTGGTTCGGCTCCGGCCCCGGATCGCTGATCCCGGTGCCGCCCGTCGCCGGCATGACCTATGACCAGGCGGCAGCCGCGGTGAAAGCGGAGGGCCTGACGCCCGAGAGGGCAGAGCAGTCGTCCATCGACATCGACGCGGGCGAGGTGATCGAATCGGCACCGGGCGAGGGCGAGCGCGTCGAGAAGGACAGCGCAGTGACCCTCGTCGTCTCCACGGGGCCTGCCCAGCACGAGCTGCCCGCGCTGCGCGGAAAGAGCGCAGACGAGGTTCGCACGCTGCTCGCCGACAACCGCGTCAACGTCTCGGACGACGTCGAGGAGTACTTCGACGGGCTCGACAAGGGACTCGTGCTGAACGTCCGGATCAGCCCTCGCGACGAGGGCGAGGCGTACGGCTGCGCCGACGGATGCCAGGTGTTCGAAGACGACTCGGCCGTCATCCAGCTCTCCCTCGGGGCCGTGCCGGATGTCGTCGGCAAGCCGCTCGACGAGGCTGTGCGAACGCTCGAGGGCGTTCAGCTGAAGGTCGCCGACGACCGCCCCGAGGACTGGAGTGAGTCCGTCGCCAAGGGCTCGGTGATCGCGCAGACCAAAGAGCGGCCGGAAGGCGGCGCCTGGCGTCCGGGCGACACTGTGACGCTCACGGTGTCGAGGGGACCGCAGCCGCTGCCCATCCCCGATGTGAAGGGCAAGACCGTGCGTGAGGCGGTCGCGACTCTCAAAGACGCCGGCTTCAAGGTGAACCCCTCGATCGAGGACATGGAGCTCCCCCTGGGCGGCAAGTACTGGGACGTGTACAAGGTGTGCAGCTACGACCCGAACGGCACCGCGGCGCGCGGTTCGACCGTCACCCTCACTCCGGGCTTCTTCTGCTGA
- a CDS encoding DUF3040 domain-containing protein, translated as MPLSEQEQRMLDEMERHLLQHDADVVTAPSGDRALSYRNLVYGALLLLAGIGGLVAAVAAGDKVGVVGSVILGVVAFLAMLGGAILAFTPVRRTSASAASTKPRAAKSRDSSFMDRMSDRWDRRQDER; from the coding sequence ATGCCTCTTTCCGAACAAGAGCAGCGCATGCTCGATGAGATGGAACGCCATCTTCTCCAGCACGACGCAGACGTCGTCACCGCGCCGTCCGGCGATCGCGCGCTCAGCTATCGCAACCTGGTCTACGGCGCGCTCCTGCTGCTCGCCGGCATCGGCGGACTCGTGGCCGCCGTGGCCGCAGGCGACAAGGTGGGTGTCGTCGGAAGCGTCATCCTCGGTGTCGTCGCGTTCCTCGCCATGCTGGGTGGCGCGATTCTGGCCTTCACGCCTGTTCGCCGTACCTCGGCGTCTGCCGCATCCACGAAGCCGCGGGCGGCGAAGTCACGCGACTCCTCCTTCATGGATCGCATGAGCGATCGCTGGGATCGACGCCAGGACGAGCGCTGA
- a CDS encoding lysophospholipid acyltransferase family protein, whose protein sequence is MFYWLMKYVAIGPLVKAIFRPWIVGRDNVPTSGAAILASNHLSFADSIFLPLVLDRPMSFLAKSDYFTGRGLKGWATRVFMKGTGQIPIDRSGGKASEASLNTGLQILGRGDLLGIYPEGTRSPDGRLYRGRTGIARMALEAKVPVIPVIPVIMVDTDTAMPIGQRIPNIMRVGILIGEPLDFSRYEGMENDRYILRSVTDEIMIALQRLGAQRYDDVYASTVKDRLPPGAPGRP, encoded by the coding sequence ATGTTCTACTGGCTGATGAAGTACGTCGCGATCGGTCCGCTGGTCAAGGCGATCTTCCGACCCTGGATCGTGGGGCGCGACAACGTCCCGACCAGTGGCGCGGCCATTCTGGCGAGCAATCATCTCTCATTCGCCGACTCGATCTTCCTGCCCCTGGTGCTGGATCGACCCATGTCGTTCCTGGCGAAGAGCGACTACTTCACCGGTCGTGGCCTCAAGGGCTGGGCCACGCGCGTCTTCATGAAGGGGACCGGTCAGATACCGATCGATCGATCGGGCGGCAAGGCCTCCGAGGCCTCGCTCAACACGGGCCTGCAGATCCTGGGCCGGGGCGACCTGCTCGGCATCTACCCCGAGGGCACGCGCAGTCCCGACGGTCGTCTCTACCGGGGGCGCACGGGCATCGCCCGGATGGCTCTCGAGGCGAAGGTCCCCGTGATCCCCGTGATCCCCGTGATCATGGTCGACACCGACACGGCGATGCCGATCGGCCAGCGCATCCCGAACATCATGCGCGTCGGGATCCTCATCGGGGAGCCGCTCGACTTCTCCCGTTACGAGGGCATGGAGAACGACCGCTACATCCTGCGCTCCGTCACCGACGAGATCATGATCGCACTGCAGCGGCTGGGCGCACAGCGCTACGACGACGTGTACGCATCGACCGTGAAAGACCGGCTGCCGCCAGGCGCGCCCGGTCGCCCGTGA
- a CDS encoding polyprenyl synthetase family protein, which produces MVSASPVTDAVAERLDAFLLSMRSRSTEYGPDAETFLGAAAATLSGGKRLRARFAHAGWLAASGGREPDAALWGLGAALEIFQSAALVHDDLIDNSDTRRGRPASHRALEAAHREAGWHGDAEAFGRSAAVLLGDLLVAWSDDLLEETLDGHPHAAATRAEYARMRRDVTVGQMLDITEESAWSVNPPDSLLPRALRVAALKSARYSVEQPILLGATLAGADDRLLARLRAFGHPVGMAFQLRDDVLGVFGDPVVTGKPAGDDLREGKRTALIAIAREALPQDARAHLDSRIGDPHLTATDVAELQHLIRSTGAAEQVEQMIAEYSEAAVAALEDADLNEQARQALSALAEAAIARSA; this is translated from the coding sequence ATCGTGTCAGCATCTCCCGTCACAGACGCCGTTGCGGAACGCCTTGACGCGTTTCTGCTGAGCATGCGCTCCCGCAGCACCGAGTACGGCCCGGACGCCGAGACGTTCCTCGGCGCCGCTGCAGCGACCTTGAGCGGCGGAAAGCGTCTTCGGGCGCGCTTCGCCCATGCCGGATGGCTCGCGGCATCAGGCGGTCGCGAGCCGGATGCCGCCCTCTGGGGCCTCGGAGCTGCGCTGGAGATCTTCCAGTCGGCGGCTCTGGTGCACGACGACCTCATCGACAACTCCGACACGCGCCGCGGTCGCCCCGCCTCGCACCGCGCGCTCGAAGCCGCACACCGCGAAGCCGGCTGGCACGGCGATGCGGAGGCTTTCGGCCGGTCTGCTGCCGTGCTGCTCGGCGACCTCCTGGTCGCGTGGAGCGACGATCTTCTGGAGGAGACGCTCGACGGGCATCCGCATGCCGCCGCGACCCGAGCCGAGTACGCGCGCATGCGTCGCGACGTGACCGTAGGGCAGATGCTCGACATCACCGAGGAGTCGGCATGGAGCGTGAATCCGCCCGACTCACTCCTTCCACGGGCGCTGCGGGTCGCTGCCCTCAAGTCCGCCCGCTACAGCGTCGAGCAGCCGATCCTGCTCGGTGCGACTCTCGCCGGCGCGGACGACCGTCTGCTCGCGCGCTTGCGCGCCTTCGGGCATCCGGTCGGCATGGCCTTCCAGCTGCGCGACGATGTGCTCGGCGTGTTCGGCGACCCGGTCGTCACCGGCAAGCCCGCCGGCGACGACCTTCGCGAAGGCAAGCGCACGGCGCTCATCGCGATCGCACGTGAGGCGCTGCCACAGGACGCACGCGCGCATCTCGACTCGCGCATCGGCGACCCGCATCTGACCGCGACCGACGTGGCGGAGCTACAGCACCTGATCCGCTCGACGGGAGCCGCCGAACAGGTCGAGCAGATGATCGCCGAGTACTCGGAGGCCGCGGTGGCCGCTCTCGAGGACGCGGACCTGAACGAACAGGCGAGGCAGGCGCTGAGCGCTCTCGCCGAGGCGGCTATCGCGCGTTCCGCCTGA
- a CDS encoding AMP-binding protein has protein sequence MAQFEVPAIVPADPEGNVSDLLAQRVQKTPDLALFSVPDGSGWRDISAKDFETAVIALAKGFVAAGIQPGEKVGFIAKTTYDWTLVDFALFYAGAVMVPIYETSSPAQIQWIMEDSGATALIVESAEHFTRADEVRGDLPLVREIWQLHLGAIDTLTARGAEIDDAEIERRRGIAVGSDIATLIYTSGSTGRPKGCVLTHSNFVELSRNSAKALDAVVSAPGASTLLFITTAHVFARFISILAIHSGVRTGHQPDTKQLLPALGSFKPTFLLAVPRVFEKVYNSAEQKAEAGGKGKIFRAAAAVAIEHSTLLEEGKPIPFGMRLKFALFNKLVYSKLREAMGGNVAYAVSGSAPLGARLGHFFHSLGVVILEGYGLTETTAPATVNLADKSKIGTVGPALPGVGVRLAEDGEIEVKGINVFKEYWNNPEATAAAFNDGWFRTGDLGSFDSEGFLTITGRKKEIIVTAGGKNVAPAMLEDPIRSNPIVGQVVVVGDQKPFISALVTLDSEMLPTWLANNGLPADMSLSEASRNQAVRDEVQRAIDRANKTVSRAESIRKFTILPIEWTEASGHLTPKMSIKRNVILDDFADAVAEIYDAPVHTTNTPLG, from the coding sequence GTGGCCCAGTTCGAAGTCCCCGCAATCGTCCCTGCTGACCCGGAAGGGAACGTCAGCGATCTGCTGGCTCAGCGGGTTCAGAAGACCCCGGATCTCGCGCTGTTCAGCGTGCCGGACGGCAGCGGCTGGCGGGACATCTCAGCGAAGGACTTCGAGACCGCCGTCATCGCCCTCGCGAAGGGCTTCGTCGCCGCCGGCATCCAGCCCGGCGAGAAGGTCGGGTTCATCGCCAAGACCACCTACGACTGGACTCTCGTCGACTTCGCCCTCTTCTATGCCGGCGCGGTCATGGTGCCGATCTACGAGACCAGCTCCCCCGCGCAGATCCAGTGGATCATGGAGGACTCCGGCGCGACAGCTCTGATCGTCGAGTCGGCCGAGCACTTCACCCGCGCCGACGAGGTGCGCGGCGATCTGCCGCTCGTGCGCGAGATCTGGCAGCTGCACCTGGGCGCGATCGACACCCTCACCGCCCGGGGCGCCGAGATCGACGACGCCGAGATCGAGCGCCGTCGGGGCATCGCCGTCGGCTCCGACATCGCGACACTCATCTACACGTCCGGATCGACCGGTCGGCCGAAGGGCTGCGTGCTCACGCACAGCAACTTCGTCGAGCTCTCCCGCAACTCGGCCAAGGCTCTCGACGCCGTCGTATCGGCTCCCGGCGCATCGACGCTGCTGTTCATCACGACCGCGCACGTGTTCGCTCGCTTCATCTCCATCCTGGCCATCCACTCCGGCGTGCGCACCGGGCACCAGCCCGACACGAAGCAGCTGCTGCCGGCGCTGGGGTCGTTCAAGCCGACCTTCTTGCTCGCCGTCCCCCGCGTCTTCGAGAAGGTGTACAACTCGGCTGAGCAGAAGGCCGAAGCGGGCGGCAAGGGCAAGATCTTCCGCGCAGCCGCCGCGGTCGCCATCGAGCACTCGACGCTTCTCGAAGAGGGCAAGCCGATCCCGTTCGGCATGCGCCTCAAGTTCGCGCTCTTCAACAAGCTCGTCTACAGCAAGCTTCGCGAAGCCATGGGCGGCAACGTCGCCTACGCGGTCTCGGGGTCTGCGCCCCTGGGCGCGCGCCTCGGCCACTTCTTCCACAGCCTCGGCGTGGTGATCCTCGAGGGCTACGGCCTGACCGAGACCACGGCGCCCGCGACCGTCAACCTGGCCGACAAGTCGAAGATCGGCACCGTCGGACCCGCGCTTCCCGGTGTCGGCGTGCGCCTCGCCGAAGACGGCGAGATCGAGGTCAAGGGAATCAATGTCTTCAAGGAGTACTGGAACAATCCCGAGGCGACCGCAGCGGCGTTCAACGACGGCTGGTTCCGCACCGGCGACCTCGGCAGCTTCGACTCCGAGGGCTTCCTGACGATCACCGGCCGAAAGAAGGAGATCATCGTCACGGCGGGCGGCAAGAACGTCGCGCCCGCCATGCTCGAGGATCCGATCCGCTCGAACCCCATCGTGGGACAGGTCGTCGTGGTGGGCGATCAGAAGCCGTTCATCTCGGCACTGGTGACGCTCGACTCCGAGATGCTGCCCACCTGGCTTGCCAACAACGGCCTGCCTGCGGACATGTCGCTCAGCGAGGCGAGCCGCAACCAGGCGGTGCGCGACGAGGTGCAGCGTGCGATCGATCGCGCCAACAAGACGGTGTCGCGTGCCGAGTCGATCCGCAAGTTCACGATCCTGCCGATCGAGTGGACCGAGGCCAGCGGCCACCTCACCCCGAAGATGTCGATCAAGCGCAATGTGATCCTCGACGACTTCGCCGACGCGGTGGCCGAGATCTACGACGCCCCGGTGCACACGACCAACACTCCGCTCGGCTGA
- a CDS encoding class II 3-deoxy-7-phosphoheptulonate synthase, producing MLPSHPELDAWRSLPIKQQPQWPDAERTAEVSTQLAALPPLVFAGEVDNLRARLARAASGNAFLLQGGDCAETFAGATADQIRNRIKTVLQMAVVLTYGASMPVVKMGRMAGQFAKPRSSDTETRGDVTLPAYRGDIVNGYDFTTTSRTADPGRLLQGYHMAASTLNLIRAFTQGGFADLREVHSWNKGFAQNPANQRYERMAAEIDRAIKFMEAAGADFEELKRVEFFTGHEGLLMDYESPMTRIDSRTSNPYNTSAHFLWIGERTRDLDGAHVDYFSKIRNPIGVKLGPTTTPETALALIDKLDPNREPGRLTFITRMGAGKIRDALPPLLEAVKDSGAVPLWVTDPMHGNGITTPSGYKTRRFDDVVDEVRGFFEAHRAVGTFPGGIHVELTGDDVTECLGGSEQIDEAGLATRYESLCDPRLNHMQSLELAFLVAEELEKR from the coding sequence ATGCTTCCCTCGCACCCCGAACTCGACGCGTGGCGATCCCTTCCCATCAAGCAGCAGCCGCAGTGGCCTGACGCCGAGCGCACCGCCGAGGTGTCGACGCAGCTCGCGGCCCTGCCGCCGCTGGTCTTCGCCGGCGAGGTCGACAACCTCCGCGCGCGGCTCGCACGCGCGGCATCCGGAAACGCCTTCCTGCTGCAGGGCGGCGACTGCGCCGAGACGTTCGCCGGCGCGACCGCCGACCAGATCCGCAACCGGATCAAGACCGTGCTGCAGATGGCGGTCGTGCTCACGTACGGCGCCTCGATGCCGGTCGTCAAGATGGGGCGCATGGCAGGGCAGTTCGCCAAGCCGCGCTCGAGCGACACCGAGACGCGCGGCGACGTCACGCTGCCGGCGTACCGCGGCGACATCGTCAACGGCTACGACTTCACCACGACGTCGCGCACCGCAGACCCGGGTCGTCTGCTGCAGGGCTACCACATGGCCGCATCGACCCTGAACCTCATCCGCGCGTTCACCCAGGGTGGCTTCGCCGACCTGCGGGAGGTGCACTCGTGGAACAAGGGCTTCGCGCAGAACCCCGCCAACCAGCGCTACGAGCGGATGGCTGCCGAGATCGATCGCGCCATCAAGTTCATGGAGGCCGCCGGAGCCGATTTCGAAGAGCTCAAGCGCGTCGAGTTCTTCACGGGTCATGAGGGCCTGCTGATGGACTACGAGAGCCCGATGACCCGCATCGACTCGCGCACCAGCAATCCGTACAACACCTCGGCGCACTTCCTCTGGATCGGCGAGCGCACGCGTGACCTCGACGGTGCGCATGTCGACTACTTCTCGAAGATCCGCAACCCCATCGGCGTCAAGCTCGGACCCACCACGACTCCCGAGACGGCGCTCGCGCTGATCGACAAGCTCGACCCGAACCGCGAGCCCGGCCGTCTCACCTTCATCACCCGGATGGGTGCGGGGAAGATCAGGGATGCCCTTCCGCCGCTGCTCGAAGCGGTCAAGGACTCGGGCGCCGTGCCGCTGTGGGTCACCGACCCGATGCACGGCAACGGCATCACCACTCCCAGTGGCTACAAGACCCGCCGCTTCGACGACGTCGTCGACGAGGTGCGCGGCTTCTTCGAGGCCCACCGCGCAGTGGGGACGTTCCCCGGCGGCATCCACGTCGAGCTCACCGGTGACGACGTCACCGAATGTCTCGGCGGATCCGAGCAGATCGACGAGGCCGGTCTCGCGACCCGCTACGAGAGCCTCTGCGACCCGCGTCTGAACCACATGCAGAGCCTCGAGCTGGCCTTCCTCGTCGCCGAGGAGCTCGAGAAGCGCTGA